Sequence from the uncultured Flavobacterium sp. genome:
GAAAAATTGCTGGCTAAATAAAAAATTGGAAATTGATTTTAATGAAAGACACAACAAAGAAGAAGTTAGAGGTTATCTTATATGCGTTATTGATGGGTTTGCTGTTTTATTTATTTAAAGATAGATATAAGGAATTATCGCAAAAAATAGGATATCTTATAATTCCTGTATTTAGTGTAATAATGTACGGCGTAAACGCAAACAGAATTTTATATTTTAATCTTGTAGATGATGTCTTGATTACTCGTCAAATATTCTCAAAACAGAAACAATATAGCTTAAAAGCTGTTTCAAGCTGGACTGAAACTCAATATAATTTGGGAGAAGTTAATACATCTTTAGTAATAGCTTTAAAAATGAATGAAGGGACTAAACTAAGGTTGTCTAAAAGGAATTCTAAAGATTTTGAAAAGCTTTCAAGCTATTTGAATGAAAATATTCCTGATGCGTTTGAAAACAAGTAAGAATGCTTAATTTTCTTTGTAAATAACAAAAAACCTCCAAATCTAGCGTACTTAATTTGGAGGTTTTCTTTATTCTAGAAGGCAATTCCAAATTGAAAACCAACCGTAAAAGTGCCGGGATGATCATTGCCAAAACGAACTGGCAACGGAACCGCGACATAATAACTGCAATTGGTGCTTTTGATGATTGTTTTATTGAATACAGGCGTGAATCCATATCTTCCGCTAGTTTCAAAAGCAAGTCTTCCGGCAAAAGTGTACCCTTTTCCTAATGCAACCAAAACTCCGGGATGAAACAACAAATTGGTTACTTTGCTTGTTCCGTTATCGTCTTTTATATTGGGAACAAATTCAAGTGAAAATCCAATTTTTTCGTTTTTCCAGATATTAATTCCAGTCGGAAATCCTACGGCATAATAATCTCTGAAATTTAAAGTCGTTTCGTCTTCGCTGAAAGTTACAATTGGATGCATAATCCCGAAATAACCCGTGATTTTAGGATATGTAGTTTGCGAAGAAACATTTAAACTCGAAAATAATACGGTAATAAGGAAAGTTAATTTTAAATACATGGTTTTTAGTCTTAGTTATAAAAACAAAGCTAAAAGTCAAGGCGCATTTAAAATAGAACCTTATTTACCTTTTGTATCTGGATTACTTTTTTGAGTTTTTTTTCGATAAGAAGACGGATTTTTCCCTGTATGCGCTTTAAAAATTCGAGTAAAATGACTTTGATCTGAAAATCCTGTCATGTACGCTATTTCGGTTAAAGAATGAGTAGAAGTTGAAATAAGATTGATTGCTTTTTCAATTCGGAGTTTTCTAACGTATTCGCCAAAATTCAGATCTTCAAAATGTTTCGAAAATTCTCTTGATAAATATGAAGGATTTAAATCTAATTCGTTGGAAATTTTCTTTAAATCGAATGCAAATTGCGCATCGATTTGGTCTTGAATTATTTCTTTTAAATCTTTGACCCAAGTTGGTGTTTTGGCTGCAGATTTTTTGTCTTTCAGGAATTTATTATAAACTTCATGAAGCAAATTCTCAAAAGGACTATTTTGCAAATGATTTTGTTTATAAAGATGCGTTGCCCAACTATATAAGGCATCATACAGAATCATTCCGCTTTCCAGTAATTTATAATCGTCAATTATATTATAAGAAAGTCCCGCAGAAATTGCCCAAAGTCCCGCCGATTCTTTGGCGATATCGTGGCGATCTGTATCTGCGCCGCGAACAATTCCGGCAATAATTAGAATTGCAGGATCATTGATTTCATACTTTTTAACGATGTAATCAAATGTACTTTGATCATTATAATGCGTAAACTCAACATCTGGAATATCAAACGGAATTGCATTTAATTCTTTGGCTTTGTCCAAAACAAGACTAAAAGGCACATAAATAAATTCTGCTTCCTGGTCAACAAATTTTTTAATTAACCAAGGACATGCAATTCGATCTATTTTTGGTCGTTCTCGGGTAATCCACTTCATTTTAAAAGATTAAAGGTGTTTTGCTTCTCAAATCTACTTTATTTTTATTTATAAATTTAATCTTCAAAAATTTAAATATTCTCATGCCAATCATGTCCACATCCGTTTTTACATTCCGTTTCGCGACGTTCTGTATCTGTGATTTTAAAAATCCATAGAAGCGAAATAATTATTTTTTCATATTCATTTTCGGGTAATTCCCTTAATTTCTGGAAGGCAATTTTAGTTGGGAATTTAGTAAGTAAAACTATCGGAGTAAAAGTTTGTTTTAGTGGAGTACTAGAAATCGCTTTCTGATAAGAAGGAGTGCTATAAGTGGCCTTTTCTGGAATAGAATTAAAAATGAAAAAAATTAGAGTATTGAATGTTTTCTTAAAATCGAAGTCTGAATTGTTTAAGATTAACGCTACTCCCTCATTAAATTCTATTCTGTTTTGAGCTATTAAATTTATTTGTTTTTCGATTATATCCATTTAATAAAAACGTAAAATTTTATATAAAAAAGCCACTTCTATATCGGAAATGGCTTTTCTTTTTTATTGTCTAATTTTCTTTACAAATGCGCTATAAGCATTGTCTTTAATAGAAGTTCGGAGATAAACTTCGTTTTCGTCTTTTGTTTTAAATTCAAACTGAATTAAAGCTGCATCAGAATAATAAAATAAGGAATCATCATTTGCAAACTCAAGATTTGAAATAGGTTTTGTGGTTAATTTTGCCTCAAATGCTATTTCGCCATTCGTAATGTCAATTTGAAAAAGTTTTGCTTTATGCGTATATCCAAATATATTATCACTTTCCTCAAGAATGTATTCGATATTGTCGTCTTTAAAATCCGTTTTCCAAAGCTGAGTTCCTGTTTTAGAATCTAACGCATATAGAGAAGAAACAGTTGTTCCTTGCGCTGCAAAATATATTTTTTTGTCTTTGCAAACGATACGATCTTTAATATTAGATTGATTTTCATCTAATTTAAATTGCCATAAAATATCCGGTTTATTTGGACTTAAAGCATAAACTATATCTTTTTCATTTGCAATAAATACATTTTCACCATCAGTTACAGGTTTTCCGTGTATAGGTTCTTCAAAGCTTTTTTGGTAAATAAGTTTTCCTGTATTTGCTTCAAAACTATAGAATTGAGTTCCGCTTTGAGTAAAAACTTTATTGTCAAAATAGAGAACCGAAATATCATTGTTTGTAGAATCTAATTTATAGTTCC
This genomic interval carries:
- a CDS encoding chromate resistance protein is translated as MKWITRERPKIDRIACPWLIKKFVDQEAEFIYVPFSLVLDKAKELNAIPFDIPDVEFTHYNDQSTFDYIVKKYEINDPAILIIAGIVRGADTDRHDIAKESAGLWAISAGLSYNIIDDYKLLESGMILYDALYSWATHLYKQNHLQNSPFENLLHEVYNKFLKDKKSAAKTPTWVKDLKEIIQDQIDAQFAFDLKKISNELDLNPSYLSREFSKHFEDLNFGEYVRKLRIEKAINLISTSTHSLTEIAYMTGFSDQSHFTRIFKAHTGKNPSSYRKKTQKSNPDTKGK
- a CDS encoding DUF5958 family protein — its product is MDIIEKQINLIAQNRIEFNEGVALILNNSDFDFKKTFNTLIFFIFNSIPEKATYSTPSYQKAISSTPLKQTFTPIVLLTKFPTKIAFQKLRELPENEYEKIIISLLWIFKITDTERRETECKNGCGHDWHENI
- a CDS encoding PQQ-binding-like beta-propeller repeat protein — protein: MKKNLITLLLVFTVVNTFGQAPSTSKIGKNSYSNNKELTVNDIVTNKAIKPVTKVPLDEALVLIYDYDGSLFAFDLESETIAWTVKATDNHTEMCANQITLLDGVVYVPFINGEIFAIDNQTGAIFWKTRLGNITDQIILKDQIPVIHDGKLFITTQSPNNNIYALDLKDGSLIWNYKLDSTNNDISVLYFDNKVFTQSGTQFYSFEANTGKLIYQKSFEEPIHGKPVTDGENVFIANEKDIVYALSPNKPDILWQFKLDENQSNIKDRIVCKDKKIYFAAQGTTVSSLYALDSKTGTQLWKTDFKDDNIEYILEESDNIFGYTHKAKLFQIDITNGEIAFEAKLTTKPISNLEFANDDSLFYYSDAALIQFEFKTKDENEVYLRTSIKDNAYSAFVKKIRQ